A genomic region of Gemmata massiliana contains the following coding sequences:
- a CDS encoding twin-arginine translocation signal domain-containing protein: MSHRQTRRTFLQHSTAAGVALGLTGSTVAGAPAMKHFICVTCGMQYAPTEKEPDACPVCRDERQYVGHGGQKWTTFDEYKKTHKNVFTEEEADLHSIHPQPKAGIGQRAFLVRTKEGNVLWDCVPSLDDATIAAVNKLGGLAAIAVSHPHYYTTMVEWSRAFGHVPIHIHKLDAKWVLRPDDAVKFWDGDTKSLLGGLTLVKTGGHFDGFQVLHWPAGAEGKGVLLSGDQPYVCQDRRWVSFMWSYPNMIPLGPAAIKHVVKSLKPFAFERLYGAFPEQLVKADAKGAVERSADRYLKMIGGA; encoded by the coding sequence ATGTCGCACCGACAAACGCGCCGGACCTTTCTCCAACACTCCACAGCGGCCGGCGTCGCCCTCGGGCTGACCGGTTCCACTGTTGCCGGAGCGCCTGCCATGAAGCACTTCATCTGCGTCACCTGCGGGATGCAGTACGCGCCCACCGAGAAGGAACCCGACGCTTGCCCGGTGTGCCGGGACGAGCGCCAGTACGTCGGCCACGGCGGGCAGAAGTGGACCACGTTCGACGAGTACAAGAAGACCCACAAGAACGTGTTCACGGAGGAAGAAGCGGACCTGCACAGCATTCACCCCCAACCCAAGGCCGGGATCGGGCAGCGCGCGTTCCTGGTCCGCACCAAAGAGGGCAACGTGCTGTGGGACTGCGTGCCGTCCCTGGACGACGCCACGATCGCCGCGGTGAACAAGCTCGGCGGGCTGGCCGCGATCGCGGTCTCGCACCCGCACTACTACACGACGATGGTCGAGTGGAGCCGCGCGTTCGGGCACGTCCCGATCCACATTCACAAACTCGACGCGAAGTGGGTGCTGCGCCCCGACGACGCGGTGAAGTTCTGGGACGGCGACACGAAGTCGCTCCTGGGCGGGCTCACACTGGTGAAGACCGGCGGGCACTTCGACGGGTTCCAGGTGCTCCACTGGCCCGCGGGGGCCGAAGGTAAGGGCGTGCTCCTGTCGGGCGACCAGCCTTACGTGTGCCAGGACCGGCGCTGGGTCAGTTTCATGTGGAGCTACCCGAACATGATCCCTCTCGGCCCGGCGGCCATCAAACACGTAGTCAAGAGCCTCAAACCGTTCGCGTTCGAGAGGCTCTACGGGGCGTTTCCCGAGCAACTGGTCAAGGCCGACGCTAAAGGCGCTGTGGAGCGCTCCGCGGACCGCTACCTGAAGATGATCGGAGGCGCGTAA
- the trxA gene encoding thioredoxin, with protein MLLEEYNFKHEVLDDPGPVLVDFWAAWCGPCRAMNPVLTAIARDYKVCKVNTETNPQLAAKFQVSAIPLLLIFRDGKVVRRYEGVTDQGTLRSDLAALTS; from the coding sequence ATGCTACTCGAAGAGTACAACTTCAAGCACGAAGTGCTGGACGATCCGGGGCCGGTGCTGGTGGACTTCTGGGCCGCGTGGTGCGGGCCGTGCCGAGCCATGAACCCGGTCCTAACGGCAATCGCACGCGACTACAAGGTGTGTAAGGTGAACACCGAGACAAACCCGCAACTGGCCGCCAAGTTCCAGGTCTCGGCCATTCCACTGCTACTGATCTTCCGCGACGGGAAGGTGGTCCGCCGGTACGAGGGCGTGACCGATCAGGGGACTCTGCGGTCCGATCTCGCCGCACTCACGTCGTAG
- a CDS encoding glycosyltransferase family 2 protein: protein MAVPRFSIVIPTRERAETLRFALRTCLDQAFDDYEIIVSDNFSSLATKAVVDECGSPKVRYVRTPEPVAMSTNWEFGVSHVRGEYILLIGDDDGLLPHALTELDRLARETGARAIRWDAVYYTWPNIALPGQGNYLRIPLGRTAGMRDGAEAIREVAAFREFYTALPMLYNAAVHRDVLAVLRARAGRVFPHPVPDVYSGFAVAHAAGQFLSVTAPMSVSGQSAASNGIATLFNRGRNEIDREFHALNARDGLRSEPTVPDLPVFPHVPVADTFVFAKRVLFPDLDADLDRRALVAACVAGARVSADDWSAALALVRASLADAPALQAWFDAEFAATPYRTPDPVRLRSARPGADEEALHLDADALGVSDVAGAANLCEAVLGYRRRGLELRFGALGGETVLAELREKEAQVQQLHAACDQLQTQLRESSAAFWLRINGQDAQIEAHVRENKALRDRVAELNVHIRAYEFQAQRGLLTRIADRVFSRRAG, encoded by the coding sequence ATGGCCGTTCCCCGCTTCAGTATCGTGATCCCGACGCGGGAGCGCGCCGAGACGCTCCGGTTCGCCCTGCGCACGTGCCTGGATCAGGCGTTCGACGACTACGAGATCATCGTTTCGGACAACTTCAGTTCGCTCGCAACGAAAGCCGTAGTCGACGAGTGCGGGTCGCCGAAGGTGCGGTACGTGCGCACGCCCGAGCCGGTGGCGATGAGCACGAACTGGGAGTTCGGGGTCTCGCACGTTCGAGGTGAGTACATTCTGCTCATCGGCGACGACGACGGGTTGCTCCCCCACGCGCTAACGGAGCTGGACCGGCTCGCGCGCGAAACGGGCGCGCGGGCGATCCGGTGGGACGCCGTGTACTACACGTGGCCGAATATTGCGCTCCCGGGGCAGGGGAACTACCTGCGCATTCCGCTGGGCCGGACCGCGGGGATGCGCGACGGGGCGGAAGCGATCCGTGAGGTGGCAGCGTTCCGCGAGTTCTACACGGCGCTGCCGATGCTGTACAACGCGGCCGTTCACCGGGACGTGCTCGCGGTTCTGCGTGCGCGGGCGGGCCGCGTGTTCCCGCACCCGGTCCCGGACGTGTACTCCGGGTTCGCCGTCGCGCACGCGGCCGGGCAGTTCCTTTCGGTCACGGCCCCGATGTCGGTCTCGGGTCAGTCCGCGGCGAGCAACGGGATCGCGACCCTGTTCAACCGCGGGCGCAACGAAATCGACCGCGAGTTCCACGCGCTCAACGCCCGCGACGGGCTGCGGTCCGAGCCGACGGTACCGGACCTGCCCGTGTTCCCGCACGTTCCGGTCGCCGACACGTTCGTGTTCGCGAAACGGGTTCTGTTCCCGGACCTCGACGCGGACCTGGACCGCCGTGCGCTCGTGGCCGCGTGTGTGGCCGGCGCGCGCGTCTCCGCGGACGACTGGTCTGCGGCACTGGCACTCGTTCGCGCGTCGCTCGCGGACGCCCCAGCGCTCCAGGCGTGGTTCGATGCGGAATTCGCCGCGACCCCGTACCGCACGCCCGACCCGGTCCGACTGCGCTCGGCGCGCCCCGGGGCCGACGAGGAGGCCCTGCACCTGGATGCGGACGCGCTCGGCGTATCTGATGTGGCCGGGGCCGCGAACTTGTGCGAGGCCGTGTTGGGGTACCGGCGCCGCGGCCTGGAGTTGCGGTTCGGGGCGCTGGGCGGTGAAACCGTGCTGGCGGAACTTCGTGAGAAAGAAGCTCAGGTCCAGCAACTGCACGCGGCGTGCGACCAGCTGCAGACCCAGCTCCGCGAATCGAGCGCCGCCTTCTGGCTCCGAATCAACGGCCAGGACGCGCAGATCGAGGCCCACGTGCGCGAGAACAAGGCCCTGCGGGACCGTGTCGCGGAACTGAACGTACACATCCGCGCCTACGAGTTCCAGGCGCAGCGGGGACTGCTGACCCGGATCGCGGACCGCGTGTTCTCGCGCCGTGCGGGGTGA
- a CDS encoding MgtC/SapB family protein, whose product MPALELWNFTGNVALAALLGTIIGLERQFRQHPAGLRTNALVSTGAALFVTLTQLQGDTNSPTRIASYIVSGVGFLGGGVILKEGTNIRGLTTAAGLWCSAAVGTMAGIGFGLHAAIGTGFVLLVVLGLKPIAKWVDQRQSRLQSTPAYYQLRVTCQDRDHSLVRAVLARHLGSVPGIVLTGTAVGKPKKKKTVLRADVTATPANDRAIQDTVARLLIEPGVRSASWAKVAAPPE is encoded by the coding sequence GTGCCCGCGTTGGAACTGTGGAACTTCACCGGTAACGTCGCACTGGCCGCACTCCTCGGCACCATCATCGGTCTGGAGCGGCAGTTCCGTCAGCACCCCGCCGGGTTGCGGACGAACGCGCTGGTGAGTACCGGCGCGGCCCTCTTTGTTACGCTGACACAACTCCAAGGGGATACGAACAGCCCCACGCGAATCGCGTCCTACATCGTGAGCGGCGTCGGGTTCCTCGGCGGCGGGGTAATTCTCAAAGAAGGCACCAACATTCGCGGACTGACCACCGCGGCCGGATTGTGGTGCAGCGCCGCGGTCGGCACGATGGCCGGTATCGGGTTCGGGCTGCACGCGGCCATCGGCACCGGGTTCGTGCTCCTGGTCGTTCTGGGGCTGAAGCCGATCGCGAAATGGGTCGACCAGCGCCAGTCGCGGTTGCAGAGTACCCCGGCGTACTACCAGTTGCGCGTGACGTGTCAGGACCGCGATCACTCGCTCGTTCGCGCCGTGCTCGCCCGGCACCTCGGTTCGGTTCCCGGAATCGTGCTGACCGGTACTGCCGTCGGCAAACCGAAGAAGAAAAAGACCGTGCTCCGTGCGGACGTGACCGCGACCCCGGCGAACGACCGGGCCATCCAGGACACGGTGGCGCGGCTCCTCATCGAACCGGGCGTGCGCTCCGCGAGCTGGGCGAAGGTCGCGGCCCCGCCCGAGTAG
- a CDS encoding isocitrate/isopropylmalate family dehydrogenase codes for MRKVIFVQGGGLGEDQELSVRRLFEAAKVPIEFEVHLAGRMAIEHGSDALPKSTYDAVRKCGIALKTKLLQPKGAGMPTAHGPSVPTNYNVAFRRALGLFASMRPVHNLPGIPSRFTGVDFLLFREITEDLYTASEHEIVPGVVQSFKIVTEAACMRFFRLTFETARKRGRKTVHCIHKANILKMADGLFLDCFRRVAREYPEITAKDLIVDNTCNQLVSRPQQFEVLTAGNLYGDLLSDLGAGLVGGVSTTAAINSGTDVTVYEAVYGASHESVPPDVGNPLPLILPAIELLKDLGEGETAARIQKAVEAVLMEGKVRTRDIGGTAGTTAFTDAILARM; via the coding sequence ATGCGCAAGGTGATATTCGTTCAGGGCGGCGGGCTGGGCGAGGACCAGGAACTCTCGGTGCGGCGGCTGTTCGAGGCCGCGAAGGTGCCGATCGAGTTCGAGGTCCATCTCGCGGGCCGCATGGCGATCGAGCACGGCTCGGACGCGCTGCCGAAGTCCACCTACGACGCGGTCCGCAAGTGCGGGATCGCGCTCAAGACCAAGCTGCTCCAGCCGAAGGGCGCCGGGATGCCGACGGCCCACGGCCCGAGCGTGCCCACGAACTACAACGTCGCGTTCCGGCGCGCGCTCGGGCTGTTCGCGTCGATGCGCCCGGTCCACAACCTGCCCGGCATTCCGAGCCGCTTCACCGGCGTCGATTTCCTGCTGTTCCGCGAGATTACCGAAGACTTGTACACCGCCAGCGAGCACGAGATCGTACCCGGCGTGGTGCAGAGCTTCAAGATCGTGACCGAGGCCGCGTGCATGCGGTTCTTCCGGCTCACGTTCGAGACCGCGCGCAAGCGCGGGCGGAAAACGGTCCACTGCATCCACAAGGCGAACATCCTGAAGATGGCCGACGGGCTGTTCCTCGACTGCTTCCGGCGCGTGGCGCGCGAGTACCCGGAGATCACCGCGAAGGATCTGATCGTCGACAACACCTGCAACCAGCTCGTGAGCCGGCCGCAGCAGTTCGAGGTGCTCACCGCGGGCAACCTGTACGGCGACTTGCTCTCGGACCTGGGTGCGGGACTGGTCGGCGGCGTGAGCACCACGGCCGCGATCAACAGCGGCACCGACGTGACCGTGTACGAAGCGGTGTACGGGGCGTCCCACGAGAGCGTCCCGCCGGACGTGGGGAACCCGCTGCCGCTCATCCTCCCGGCGATCGAGCTGCTGAAAGACCTCGGCGAGGGGGAAACGGCCGCGCGGATTCAGAAGGCCGTGGAAGCGGTGTTGATGGAGGGGAAGGTCCGTACCCGCGACATCGGCGGTACTGCTGGGACGACCGCGTTCACGGACGCTATCCTCGCGCGCATGTAA
- a CDS encoding tryptophan 2,3-dioxygenase, which produces MDLTYTDYLFVEELLALQKPRSDPVEHDELLFIVVHQAYELWFKLLLHELDKVKADFVAGRTYPAISTFKRVRTIMKVAVEQVDIVETLTPMSFNSFRDRLDKASGFQSSQFREMEFLLGYKRAEMLKHQKAGTPGYEQLVKRLNEPSVVDTFYTYLAHHGVTIPEHLKTRDVTLPTQPDETVEEGILRLYKSQPDLEILFELMTDFDEGLQEWRYRHIKLVERTIGSKRGTGGSLGVEFLKRSLFHPVFPDLWAIRHRL; this is translated from the coding sequence GTGGACCTTACATACACCGACTACCTGTTCGTCGAGGAACTGCTCGCGCTCCAGAAGCCGCGGTCGGACCCGGTCGAGCACGACGAACTGCTCTTCATCGTCGTTCACCAGGCTTACGAACTGTGGTTCAAGCTGCTCCTGCACGAACTCGACAAGGTGAAAGCGGACTTCGTCGCGGGGCGTACTTACCCCGCGATCAGCACGTTCAAGCGCGTCCGCACGATTATGAAGGTCGCGGTGGAGCAGGTGGATATCGTCGAGACGCTCACGCCGATGTCGTTCAACAGCTTCCGCGACCGGCTCGATAAGGCATCCGGGTTCCAGTCGAGCCAGTTCCGCGAGATGGAGTTCCTGCTCGGCTACAAGCGCGCCGAAATGCTCAAACACCAGAAGGCCGGCACTCCGGGTTACGAGCAACTCGTGAAGCGCCTCAACGAGCCGTCGGTGGTGGACACGTTCTACACGTACCTCGCGCACCACGGGGTCACGATCCCCGAGCACCTTAAAACACGCGATGTCACCCTCCCGACGCAGCCCGACGAGACGGTCGAGGAGGGGATTCTGCGGCTCTACAAGAGCCAGCCCGATCTCGAAATCCTCTTCGAGTTAATGACCGATTTCGACGAGGGGCTCCAGGAGTGGCGCTACCGGCACATCAAGCTCGTGGAGCGCACGATCGGGAGCAAGCGCGGCACCGGCGGGTCGCTCGGCGTCGAATTCCTGAAACGCTCGCTGTTCCACCCAGTGTTCCCCGACCTGTGGGCGATCCGGCACCGGCTGTAG
- a CDS encoding class I SAM-dependent methyltransferase: MPPQEPSVIFDQKHASEYDKRFAKLAAMRDALHLLTGAVFADLPTEARILCVGAGTGSELIYLAQKFPQWRFTAVEPSVPMLDVCRRRTEECGVASRCVFHEGYVDSLPPSEPFDAATSLLVSHFILDLDVRAQFFRSIAERLRPGGYLVSADLASDPASATYQSLLEVWLRLMRETDATPEKLEALRTAYARDVAFLPLDRVRAIIASGGFAEPVQFLQTGLIHAWYAKRA; encoded by the coding sequence ATGCCGCCTCAAGAGCCGTCTGTGATTTTCGACCAGAAGCATGCGTCCGAATACGACAAGCGGTTCGCGAAACTGGCAGCCATGCGAGACGCGCTGCACTTGCTCACCGGCGCGGTGTTCGCCGATCTACCTACGGAGGCGCGAATCCTGTGTGTCGGCGCGGGGACCGGCTCGGAGCTGATCTACCTCGCCCAGAAGTTCCCGCAATGGCGCTTCACCGCGGTGGAACCTTCGGTCCCGATGCTGGACGTTTGCCGGCGCCGGACCGAGGAGTGCGGCGTCGCGTCTCGGTGCGTCTTCCACGAAGGTTACGTGGATTCGCTTCCACCCTCCGAGCCTTTCGACGCGGCCACATCTCTGCTCGTTTCGCACTTCATTCTCGATCTCGATGTGCGGGCTCAATTCTTCCGGTCGATCGCCGAGCGCCTCCGCCCGGGCGGGTATCTGGTGAGCGCGGATCTGGCTTCCGATCCGGCGTCCGCGACGTACCAGAGCTTGCTCGAAGTCTGGCTCCGGCTGATGCGGGAGACGGACGCCACTCCGGAGAAGCTCGAAGCCCTCCGCACTGCTTACGCCCGGGACGTAGCCTTTCTGCCGCTGGATCGAGTGCGAGCGATCATCGCGTCGGGGGGCTTTGCGGAGCCCGTGCAGTTCCTCCAAACTGGTCTCATTCACGCCTGGTACGCCAAACGCGCGTAA
- a CDS encoding tetratricopeptide repeat protein: MRTRIALACVLVALAPASAQPKSDDALTLVVSGYESLQKDDYKEAIKDFTKAIELDPKLIPAYIGRGYARNHVGDHLAAIKDYTKAIELDPNSADAFQRRGIARSHIGDLFEAIEDFSKAIEIGPSSADTFQRRGIARGRLGRTEKAIADFTEAIRLDPQCATAFCNRGVAQNHQGKIDAALTDLNEAIRLDPKYALAFYQRGCVYGNQDKLDRALADLSKAIELDPKYAYAFSDRGTLFQSQGKLDKALADFNEAVRLDPKNPIPLMRRCECRIRQSADFSAALKDVDAAIKLDPKNPEAFVQRGRAQACRADWTAARAAFDEAIRLGPNNTNAHVHRAIFLARCPDEKFRDNVQAFKDADRACELTDYKNASALEAMASGTAAIGDYPGAVKWLKKALEDPGYKKEITYAQAMLASYEASKPFYFTSPVPNHTVKD; the protein is encoded by the coding sequence GTGCGGACCCGAATCGCTCTCGCCTGCGTGCTCGTTGCGCTCGCCCCCGCGTCTGCCCAACCGAAATCGGACGACGCACTGACTCTCGTTGTGAGCGGCTACGAATCGCTCCAGAAAGACGATTACAAAGAAGCAATTAAAGACTTCACGAAGGCCATCGAACTCGACCCGAAACTCATTCCGGCCTACATCGGCCGCGGCTACGCGCGGAATCACGTCGGTGACCACCTTGCGGCAATCAAGGATTACACCAAAGCCATCGAACTCGATCCGAACAGTGCCGATGCGTTTCAGCGCCGTGGAATAGCCCGAAGCCACATTGGAGATTTGTTCGAGGCAATTGAAGATTTCAGCAAAGCCATTGAGATCGGCCCGAGCAGCGCGGATACGTTTCAGCGCCGCGGAATAGCCCGAGGGCGGTTGGGTCGGACCGAAAAAGCCATCGCGGACTTCACCGAAGCGATCCGACTCGATCCCCAATGCGCGACCGCTTTTTGCAACCGCGGCGTTGCCCAAAACCATCAAGGAAAAATTGACGCGGCCCTCACCGACCTGAACGAGGCGATCCGACTCGACCCGAAATACGCCCTCGCGTTCTACCAGCGCGGCTGTGTGTACGGGAATCAGGACAAACTCGACCGGGCTCTGGCAGACCTCAGTAAGGCAATCGAACTCGACCCGAAGTACGCCTACGCGTTCTCGGACCGGGGCACTCTGTTCCAGTCGCAGGGAAAGCTCGACAAGGCACTGGCCGACTTCAATGAAGCCGTCCGACTCGACCCCAAGAACCCGATCCCGCTCATGCGAAGGTGCGAGTGCCGTATACGGCAGAGCGCCGATTTCAGTGCCGCGCTCAAAGACGTAGACGCGGCCATCAAACTTGATCCCAAAAACCCGGAGGCGTTTGTCCAACGCGGACGAGCACAAGCGTGCCGCGCCGATTGGACGGCTGCCCGAGCCGCTTTCGACGAGGCGATCCGACTCGGCCCCAATAACACCAATGCGCACGTCCACCGAGCGATTTTCCTGGCGCGTTGCCCCGACGAAAAATTCCGGGACAACGTTCAAGCGTTTAAGGACGCGGACCGTGCCTGTGAATTGACTGATTACAAAAACGCGAGTGCTCTCGAAGCAATGGCATCGGGCACGGCCGCGATCGGTGATTATCCCGGAGCCGTCAAATGGCTGAAAAAGGCGCTCGAAGACCCCGGGTACAAAAAAGAGATCACCTACGCCCAGGCAATGCTGGCCTCATACGAAGCTAGCAAACCATTTTATTTTACCTCACCCGTCCCCAACCACACCGTTAAGGATTGA
- a CDS encoding isocitrate/isopropylmalate dehydrogenase family protein, whose amino-acid sequence MQIVLIEGDGIGPEVTQAACRVVAAAGVKVDWVKAPAGIPAAEQFGEPLPEETLEMIRRYRVALKGPCTTPIGKGYRSINVRMRQGLELFASVRPVNTLPGIKTPYEKVDLIVVRENTEGLYAGLEHEVVPGVVESVRLITRSAAERIVRFAFELARHRGRQLVTFCHKADVMRLSDGLFLECARTVADDYPFIQFEEKPIDNVCLELAMDPSNFDVLVMENLFGDVISDLAAGLIGGAGPGGGLGLVPGANLGTRFAVFEAVHGSAPDIAGKGIANPIAVIRSAALLLEHVGHGAAGARIERAVIKTLQAGVGLTGDIGGTGTTATITDQIIKNLGA is encoded by the coding sequence ATGCAGATCGTGTTGATCGAGGGCGACGGGATCGGGCCGGAAGTCACCCAGGCCGCGTGCCGCGTTGTTGCCGCCGCCGGGGTGAAGGTCGATTGGGTGAAGGCACCGGCCGGTATCCCCGCGGCGGAGCAGTTCGGCGAACCGCTCCCCGAAGAAACGTTGGAGATGATCCGCCGGTACCGCGTCGCGCTCAAGGGGCCGTGTACGACGCCCATCGGGAAGGGGTACCGCTCGATCAACGTGCGGATGCGCCAGGGGTTAGAGCTGTTCGCCAGCGTGCGCCCGGTGAACACGCTGCCGGGCATCAAGACGCCCTACGAGAAGGTCGACTTGATCGTCGTTCGCGAGAACACCGAGGGGCTGTACGCGGGGCTGGAGCACGAAGTGGTGCCCGGTGTGGTGGAGAGCGTGCGGCTCATCACCCGGTCCGCGGCCGAGCGGATCGTGCGGTTCGCGTTCGAGCTGGCCCGGCACCGCGGGCGCCAACTGGTCACGTTCTGCCACAAGGCGGACGTGATGCGCCTCTCGGACGGGCTGTTCCTCGAATGCGCCCGGACCGTCGCGGACGACTACCCGTTCATCCAGTTCGAGGAAAAGCCGATCGACAACGTGTGCCTGGAACTGGCGATGGACCCGTCGAACTTCGACGTGCTGGTGATGGAGAACCTGTTCGGGGACGTGATCTCGGACCTCGCGGCGGGGCTGATCGGCGGGGCCGGTCCGGGCGGCGGGTTGGGGCTGGTACCGGGCGCGAACCTGGGCACGCGGTTCGCGGTGTTCGAGGCGGTCCACGGGAGCGCGCCGGACATCGCGGGGAAGGGGATCGCGAACCCGATCGCGGTGATCCGCAGCGCGGCGCTGCTGCTCGAACACGTCGGGCACGGCGCGGCCGGCGCCCGGATCGAGCGCGCGGTCATCAAAACGCTCCAGGCCGGGGTCGGGCTGACCGGCGACATCGGCGGTACCGGGACCACCGCCACCATCACCGATCAGATCATCAAGAACCTGGGGGCGTAA
- a CDS encoding caspase family protein: MDSTVRATCPKCQASLRIPAQWIGQAVKCKKCGALVRTKARAPETPSGTSAPLPQPVPAPEALPALDLDLPPDETLFPQPVLNAPAAPIPPGYPHPAPPGYPVPPGAAYPAPPGYPAPPGYPYGAPPGYPHVPPGYAPPPVGYPHPIPGAYAPPPGYPQPAGYPYPQPVPVAPAALEPVPAAPAARPAPQPISIDDEFEVDSAPRASRNRRGRYQSRRAKSGGGAKFIWIGLCLLLTAGLVAGGIIYGKQIAAFAVKEKEKENEPEKPAPGPDNTNPNPGTTPKPASAAFPRRMLFVSVTKYMYLNPLTAGAGTADRPTNAANALAFQWRVPQDKDNNQLFVLSDSVTGKDERLPMKNVLQGAYQEFCQTSRPQDRVLIYFGGHAIEKDGKAYLAPMEAELDGEEWEKTLIPLGQFYDEVKKCKATQKVVVWDVCRYNPERGKVRPGSEPMSEALYKALTTAPPDVQVITSCKAGENALEFTQLRPDGFASRLVYSGSAFLEAVKLPPPVVPNAPKTSVTQADPLPVADWHATLVKRITNIGTQAEKVGSGGKQTVTLTGAAPAALTAPDGAEKVATRFSFPQAPKGASQAEIRSVESEFMLPPLKPDLSEVGLAEFPFPADVMKDFAPDATLGEIKGDKEKYKLRNAVLRSFDKLREKWASGAGTTKIRDTVNGPINDTLKAAVKKEQEFWAVSIAELELALTDLTDMAAERQSEPSKRWQAHYDFALASVKARLAYMHEYNKLLGNLMTESVPPLDAKVGQDGYTLVASETLKSGKEIKKMAEEAQTLFGEISAKYKGTPWAIQAKQEKAVAIGLNWKPASLKKE; this comes from the coding sequence ATGGACTCGACAGTGCGGGCCACCTGCCCAAAATGCCAGGCCTCACTTCGCATCCCCGCGCAGTGGATCGGACAGGCGGTGAAGTGCAAGAAGTGCGGGGCGCTTGTGCGAACGAAGGCACGCGCGCCCGAAACGCCCTCCGGCACAAGCGCCCCGCTTCCGCAACCGGTCCCGGCGCCCGAAGCGCTCCCCGCACTCGATCTCGACCTCCCGCCGGACGAAACGCTCTTTCCCCAACCGGTGCTCAACGCGCCCGCCGCACCGATCCCGCCCGGGTATCCGCACCCCGCACCGCCCGGATACCCGGTTCCGCCCGGCGCCGCGTACCCGGCCCCACCGGGATACCCAGCGCCTCCCGGATATCCCTACGGCGCACCGCCCGGATACCCACACGTGCCACCCGGATACGCTCCTCCTCCGGTCGGCTACCCGCACCCGATTCCAGGCGCATACGCTCCGCCCCCCGGGTACCCGCAACCGGCAGGATACCCGTACCCGCAACCGGTTCCGGTAGCCCCGGCCGCACTCGAACCAGTCCCGGCCGCGCCCGCAGCACGGCCCGCGCCGCAACCGATCTCGATCGACGACGAGTTCGAGGTCGATAGCGCACCCCGAGCGAGCCGCAATCGCCGCGGGCGATACCAATCCCGGCGCGCGAAGAGCGGCGGTGGCGCGAAGTTCATCTGGATCGGCCTTTGTCTCCTGCTGACCGCCGGGCTGGTCGCGGGCGGCATCATTTATGGCAAGCAGATCGCCGCCTTCGCGGTGAAAGAAAAGGAGAAGGAGAACGAACCCGAGAAGCCCGCACCGGGGCCGGACAACACGAACCCCAATCCCGGCACCACCCCGAAGCCCGCGAGCGCTGCGTTCCCGCGCCGGATGCTGTTCGTCTCCGTGACGAAGTACATGTACCTGAACCCGCTCACCGCGGGCGCCGGGACCGCCGACCGCCCCACGAACGCCGCGAACGCCCTCGCGTTCCAGTGGCGAGTCCCCCAGGACAAGGACAACAACCAGCTCTTCGTCCTCTCGGACAGCGTCACCGGCAAGGACGAGCGGCTACCGATGAAAAACGTCCTCCAGGGCGCGTACCAGGAGTTCTGCCAGACCTCGCGGCCCCAGGACCGCGTACTGATCTACTTCGGCGGGCACGCGATCGAGAAGGACGGCAAGGCGTACCTCGCGCCGATGGAAGCCGAACTCGACGGCGAGGAGTGGGAGAAGACCCTGATCCCGCTCGGCCAGTTCTACGACGAAGTGAAGAAGTGCAAGGCCACGCAGAAGGTCGTGGTGTGGGACGTGTGCCGGTACAACCCGGAGCGCGGGAAGGTGCGGCCCGGTTCGGAGCCGATGAGTGAAGCGCTGTACAAGGCGCTCACGACCGCGCCGCCGGACGTGCAGGTCATTACGTCGTGCAAGGCCGGCGAAAACGCACTGGAATTCACCCAACTCCGGCCCGACGGATTCGCCAGCCGGCTCGTTTATAGCGGCAGCGCGTTCCTCGAAGCGGTCAAACTCCCTCCCCCGGTGGTCCCCAACGCCCCCAAAACATCGGTAACTCAAGCCGACCCGCTCCCGGTCGCCGATTGGCACGCGACGCTCGTCAAGCGCATCACGAACATCGGCACGCAGGCCGAAAAGGTCGGCAGCGGCGGCAAGCAAACGGTGACGCTCACCGGTGCGGCCCCCGCGGCGCTGACCGCCCCCGATGGGGCCGAAAAGGTCGCCACGCGGTTCAGCTTCCCTCAAGCCCCGAAGGGCGCGTCCCAGGCCGAGATCCGGTCCGTCGAAAGCGAGTTCATGCTCCCCCCGCTCAAGCCAGATCTGAGCGAGGTCGGGTTGGCCGAGTTCCCGTTCCCGGCCGACGTAATGAAGGACTTCGCACCCGACGCGACGCTCGGCGAGATTAAGGGTGACAAGGAGAAGTACAAGCTCCGAAACGCGGTCTTGCGCAGCTTCGACAAGCTCCGCGAAAAGTGGGCGAGCGGGGCCGGCACCACCAAGATCCGCGACACCGTGAACGGCCCGATCAACGACACGCTCAAGGCCGCGGTGAAGAAGGAACAAGAGTTCTGGGCCGTGAGCATCGCGGAACTGGAACTGGCGCTGACCGACCTGACAGACATGGCCGCCGAGCGCCAGAGCGAACCGAGCAAGCGCTGGCAGGCCCACTACGATTTCGCGCTCGCGTCGGTCAAAGCCCGGCTCGCGTACATGCACGAGTACAACAAACTGCTCGGCAACCTCATGACCGAATCGGTCCCGCCGCTCGATGCGAAAGTCGGCCAGGACGGGTACACGCTCGTCGCCTCCGAAACGCTCAAGAGCGGTAAAGAGATCAAGAAAATGGCGGAAGAGGCGCAAACCCTCTTCGGCGAAATTAGCGCCAAGTACAAGGGCACGCCCTGGGCGATCCAGGCCAAGCAGGAAAAGGCCGTCGCCATCGGGCTCAACTGGAAACCCGCGTCACTGAAGAAAGAGTAA